DNA sequence from the Vibrio pelagius genome:
CTTCACCGGAAGTAGAGCCACCGTAATACTCTAGGTTGGTCTGTTGGCTGAAACGGAAACGAGCCCATGTCGTACCCGTTAAAGCATTAACATCGACATTTAGGAATAGCTCGTTTTCACCAGCAGAGAGTTGATAGTCAGAGAACACTTTTTCGTTCTCGCCATCAAAGCTGCCATCTTGGTTCCAATCGATCCAAGCGGATAGGTAACCTGTAGTTGACGCTTCAATCATGACTTTGGAATCAAGACCAGCTTCGAGAGCGGTAACAAATCCGATACCGCCGTTAGTCCACTCATCGTCTATGCCGGTTGTTTCATCAGAATGTGGCGATTCGAAACCATCTTGCTCGCCATCTGGGGCTTCGCTACCAAGCCATGTAACACCGTCTAATTCATGTCGCGGTCCATTACTGCTTAGCAGTGTCAAGTAGCTATCTGGTGCATCACCGAAGTCGATATTTGAATCTTCATTGATCACTGGAGCATTGGCACAGCGTGCACCATCATTTTGATTAGAGCTAGGGCCATTTGATACAAACTCAATGGCAGGCACGATACCGGCAGCGATATTGGCAGAGTTATCTGGTGATAGATTTACACGGTAGATTTTGCCGTCTTGGTTACGTGAAACATAGTAGTTACCATTGACATCGAAATAGCCGGCACCAAAGGTTCCTGTTTCTCCGGTATCACCAATTGATATCGTAGCGCCGGTGTTTGGATCGAAGGAGTAGAGCACACCAGAATTGTTGTCGATTCCGTAGAGCTTGCCGTCACTCGGATGAAACGCAAAGTCAGTGAGTTTGACCGTAGCAACATCAGATACTTTCACAACAGGTAGGACTGCGTTGGGGTTTGACGCGAGCGGTGTAAGATCAATCGTGAACAAGCCTTTTCCGGTTCGGTATAGGTAGTAAGTGCTGTTATAAACATCACCGACATAAAAAGTGTGGTCGGTTGGCAGACCGCTGGTGTTAACAACCTCGGCTTGGAAGTCTGAGCCTAACCTAACGATGCGTTTATTGGTCGTGTCATAGCCATAGATATAGCGGTCGTCAAAGCTAAAGCCGACACCATTTATGTTAGCGTTAATACCTGTATCTGACTGTAATAGCGTGGTCGACCCAGTGACTAGGTTAACGCCGTATACTTGAACCGGTGTAGATTGGAAAAGGTATGCCTGACTTGGGCATGTATCGAAAGGCGCAGCTTGGGCTAGAAGCGGTGCACCGAGTAGCAAACTTAACGTTGGAATTCTCATAGCAGCATCCTTGTGATGGAAGATAATTTATGAGTATCAATTCTTATGCCAATTTTAAGTTATTGTATTTATTGAGTTTGTGTTTTCATTTTTTGGCTTTCTCAAAATGAGAATTGAATTGGAGTCGAGATAAGCCAAGTCGCGTAGAGAGTTTTCAAAATGAAAATAAGGGGAAGTGAATAGAATAAGAGCTTCAAATCCAGGGATGAAGCTCTTAATAGGAAGTGCGTTGTAGTGTGATGTTTATTTGGAGACACCACACACGGTACAGGTCGGCATTTTCATCAATTTCATCTCGTGCCAGCTGTGTGACATTGCATCTAAGATAAGCAGCTTCCCTTCTTTTGAAAAGCCAAATTGCGCGATCACTTTAATGGCCTCCAAAGCCTGTGCCGCGCCGACCATACCCACAACCGGTGCCATAACGCCAGCCTCAACGCAGCTAAGCGAAGCCGAGCCGAATAGCGCACTTAAGCATTGATAGCACGGAGCGTTCTCGTTTTGGTAGGTAAATACACTGATTTGACCTTCCATACGAATCGCTGCACCAGAGACCAATGGAACTTTTGCTTGGTAGCACAATCGATTGAGTTGATTACGCGTCTCTACGTTGTCACACGCATCCAGCACTAATGTGTGAGATCGAATCAGGCCATCTAGTTCATCGTCTGACAGACGTCGGTCTACTGTTTCTACCTTCAAATAAGGATTCAGCTGTTTGAGTGATTCCGCTGCCGACTCGACCTTTTTCTTTCCGATGTCAGCATCGGTATGCAACACTTGCCTTTGCAAGTTAGATAGCTCTACTACGTCATCATCGATGAGCGTGAGCTTGCCAATACCCGCTGTAGCCAGATATTGGGACGCTGCACAGCCTAAGCCGCCGGCTCCTAATACTAGAATAGAGCTTTGCTTGAGGGCTTCTTGCCCTTCAAAATCGAACTGTTTAAGAATGATCTGGCGGTTGTAGCGAAGCATCTCCGCATCAGACAGAATTTCCATTAACAAGCCTCGTTAGTAGAGTGTTGAATTAAACAGTTGGATTTGAACAGTTTCACCTGCTTCGACACGACCACGCTCACGTTCAAGTACCACAAAGCAGTTCGCGAGGCTCATTGATCGGAACGCGCCTGAGCTTTGGTTACCTGTTGTTTCGACAACGAACTGACCATTTTCGATGGTGTAGATGCCGCGTTGATAGTCGGTACGCCCCGGCGCTTTTTTAAATGCAGAACGTGTTGTCGCGGGAATCGACTCAGGTGCTTTCCAAGCAGTGTTGCCAGCCAATTTAGCGAGCATCGGTTGTACGAGGACGTACATAGTCAGAACCGCAGATACTGGATTGCCGGGAAGACCACAGAACCAAGCGCTCTCTAGTTCGCCAAATGCAAAAGGTTTACCCGGCTTAATTGCCAATTTCCAAAAACCAATCTGACCAAGTTCTTCAAGGATGTCTTTGGTGTAGTCCGCTTCACCAACACTCACGCCACCAGAAGTCACGACAACATCAGCGAGCTGTTGCGCTTTTTCGAATGTTTGCTTCAGCGTAGTAGGGCAATCAGGAATGATGCCTAAATCAATGGCTTCGCAGCCGAAAGCCTCAATCAGTGGTTTAATACCGTAGCGGTTGCTGTCGTAGATCTGACCATCTTCTAATGGTTGACCTAGAGGTTTAAGCTCGTCACCAGTAGAGAAGAAAGCAACCTTAGGTTTGCGCAACACTTGAATGTGACTAATACCCAGAGACGCGATCATTGGAATATCACGAGGTGTCAGACGTTCGCCTTTACTCAGCACAACGTCACCTTGCTTGATGTCGTCACCCGTTGGACGAATGTTGTTGTTTGGCTTGATGTCAGTCTGTTGAATTTCGATGCCGTTTTCGGTTTCACGCGTATTTTCTTGCATGATGACCGCATCGCAACCTTCTGGAATCTTAGCGCCAGTCATAATGCGCACACAGGTGTTTTGTGGCCATTCACCTTCAAAAGGCTGACCCGCAAATGATTTACCTGCGAGTGGGAGAGTATTGCCATTTTCTAGGTCTGCTAGACGAAGGGCATAACCATCCATTGCTGAGTTATCAAAAGGAGGAACAAAAATAGGTGAGAGAATATCTTCAGCAAGAACGTAACCTAGAGCATCTGCCAATGGCAGTGATAGTGTATCTTGAATTGGGGTAATTGGTGATAGCAGCTTATCAAGTGCTTCTTCAATTGGCATTAAGCCCGGAGCGTCGCAACAGCCCATAATTGAATTCCTTTGATCGTTATTATTTTGATTTGTTTGTTGGTACATCGGTATCAACGAAATTGAT
Encoded proteins:
- a CDS encoding LruC domain-containing protein → MRIPTLSLLLGAPLLAQAAPFDTCPSQAYLFQSTPVQVYGVNLVTGSTTLLQSDTGINANINGVGFSFDDRYIYGYDTTNKRIVRLGSDFQAEVVNTSGLPTDHTFYVGDVYNSTYYLYRTGKGLFTIDLTPLASNPNAVLPVVKVSDVATVKLTDFAFHPSDGKLYGIDNNSGVLYSFDPNTGATISIGDTGETGTFGAGYFDVNGNYYVSRNQDGKIYRVNLSPDNSANIAAGIVPAIEFVSNGPSSNQNDGARCANAPVINEDSNIDFGDAPDSYLTLLSSNGPRHELDGVTWLGSEAPDGEQDGFESPHSDETTGIDDEWTNGGIGFVTALEAGLDSKVMIEASTTGYLSAWIDWNQDGSFDGENEKVFSDYQLSAGENELFLNVDVNALTGTTWARFRFSQQTNLEYYGGSTSGEVVDIQVDVLNDGATARYFPSASGYATLAYEDNWPYKADYDMNDAVLRYRITEIVKDGKVVKSTIDGRLVAVGADYLNGFAVRLPNLAPSSVSTGNSYMKENGVFTTLNMESGRSEAIFVVAENLTEKIATSCDFYRTQNGCKDDEQFAFQIGISLEGEGVDANAWTDMPYDPFIFATPGHYHGPNLPLHPGRSWEVHLADQAPTEAFDSANLFETGLGVDDSSPSEGKYFKTAENHPWALMITSTAEWEWPQERVDIVTAYPQFKMFAESGGEEATTWFQSPEADQCYDLKSEE
- the moeB gene encoding molybdopterin-synthase adenylyltransferase MoeB → MEILSDAEMLRYNRQIILKQFDFEGQEALKQSSILVLGAGGLGCAASQYLATAGIGKLTLIDDDVVELSNLQRQVLHTDADIGKKKVESAAESLKQLNPYLKVETVDRRLSDDELDGLIRSHTLVLDACDNVETRNQLNRLCYQAKVPLVSGAAIRMEGQISVFTYQNENAPCYQCLSALFGSASLSCVEAGVMAPVVGMVGAAQALEAIKVIAQFGFSKEGKLLILDAMSHSWHEMKLMKMPTCTVCGVSK
- the moeA gene encoding molybdopterin molybdotransferase MoeA, with amino-acid sequence MGCCDAPGLMPIEEALDKLLSPITPIQDTLSLPLADALGYVLAEDILSPIFVPPFDNSAMDGYALRLADLENGNTLPLAGKSFAGQPFEGEWPQNTCVRIMTGAKIPEGCDAVIMQENTRETENGIEIQQTDIKPNNNIRPTGDDIKQGDVVLSKGERLTPRDIPMIASLGISHIQVLRKPKVAFFSTGDELKPLGQPLEDGQIYDSNRYGIKPLIEAFGCEAIDLGIIPDCPTTLKQTFEKAQQLADVVVTSGGVSVGEADYTKDILEELGQIGFWKLAIKPGKPFAFGELESAWFCGLPGNPVSAVLTMYVLVQPMLAKLAGNTAWKAPESIPATTRSAFKKAPGRTDYQRGIYTIENGQFVVETTGNQSSGAFRSMSLANCFVVLERERGRVEAGETVQIQLFNSTLY